The Bradyrhizobium sp. WBAH42 genome includes a window with the following:
- a CDS encoding His-rich protein BRANT, with product MLKTISAVLLATSVIAAPAFAAEAGKTTTPAPVIKADQNQTKAATTATKPEAGVKADAKTTDAKTDVKTTGVKAPDVKADAKVDGKSKALNANAAVTTDEHKTVRKHRHHHKQVTAKDAQKAQPDITKPATSDKRN from the coding sequence ATGTTGAAGACCATTTCTGCAGTCTTGCTCGCAACCTCCGTGATCGCAGCCCCGGCCTTCGCTGCCGAGGCCGGCAAGACCACCACGCCCGCTCCGGTGATCAAGGCCGACCAGAACCAGACCAAGGCGGCGACCACCGCCACGAAACCGGAAGCCGGCGTCAAGGCCGACGCCAAAACGACCGACGCCAAGACGGACGTGAAGACGACGGGCGTGAAGGCTCCCGACGTCAAGGCGGACGCCAAGGTGGATGGCAAGTCGAAGGCGCTGAACGCGAACGCCGCGGTCACCACCGACGAGCACAAGACCGTGCGCAAGCATCGCCATCACCACAAGCAGGTCACGGCCAAGGACGCGCAGAAGGCGCAGCCGGATATCACCAAGCCCGCGACGTCAGACAAGCGCAACTGA